A window of Streptomyces armeniacus contains these coding sequences:
- a CDS encoding roadblock/LC7 domain-containing protein: MNAPTAPTTEHTPVSSGVRSLRWLLSDLVAEVPGLLSVAVVSADGLPMLSSDDDPADPADPGPRSAPHETGADLATIVSGLASLTTGASELMEAGAVKQTMVSMDDGSLCVMSISDGSLLGAYAAPDCDMSAVAYHMALFVGRAGHLLTPELRTELRRSLRTETGTERERRP; the protein is encoded by the coding sequence GTGAACGCCCCCACTGCCCCCACCACGGAGCACACACCCGTCAGCAGCGGAGTGCGCAGTCTGCGCTGGCTGTTGTCGGACCTTGTCGCGGAGGTGCCCGGACTGCTGTCCGTCGCCGTCGTCTCCGCCGACGGGCTGCCGATGCTGTCCTCCGATGATGACCCGGCTGACCCCGCCGACCCCGGTCCACGGTCCGCGCCACACGAGACCGGCGCGGACCTCGCCACCATCGTCTCCGGGCTCGCCTCTCTCACCACGGGCGCCTCCGAGCTGATGGAGGCCGGTGCCGTGAAGCAGACGATGGTCTCCATGGACGACGGCAGCCTGTGCGTCATGTCCATCAGCGACGGCTCGCTGCTGGGCGCGTACGCCGCGCCCGACTGCGACATGAGCGCCGTCGCGTATCACATGGCGCTGTTCGTCGGCCGGGCCGGCCATCTGCTCACACCCGAACTCCGCACCGAGCTGCGCCGGTCGCTGCGGACGGAGACCGGGACGGAGCGGGAGCGCCGGCCGTGA
- a CDS encoding sensor histidine kinase, whose amino-acid sequence MRTNRLRKSGKPAATTASPTPRTPRRARVRNRLLISVALTAVCVAAAGAPAVLSASGSLADAQDRVDQAVLDQRIIALTHSLADEREDLVVYAAAGRERGTGGTGGTEVGTGSTAGSPTGVSASQRARLKRQIAAVRGSDEVPADLKERLARLPGKRQQDGAGQAAALATYESYTDTIQRLQAVTRDGGSSGTAALPHLGRAVAQASGTRGLLHGALEAAGSQPELTAAAELARVREQGAQEDFEQTADSGPRETFEKAVTGSDVNAAHRYLRRLTERTSPGPADWSNVDGERVAAALSARVGLMRGVHSSLAAAEVRRLEGLRDDEVTDAELRAALVGGSLLLALATGVQSARSLARPLAVVRRGARRLAADPVGEEPVRFTGRNDEFADVVRALNQLRDTAAALHERTADGAASVGSAAASVGSAAAGADGADSAGTGGAGTEPHTPPLGAPAVSAPEVARLRAGHAALAQETAAAPQPSQADSPVALLGQRTLGLIERLLANIEALEADETDPGRLGTLFTLDHLATRTRRHSEGLLLLAGAVRPVPHHDGPVPLLDVLRAAVSETEQYERVRLAPLPPQAYVTEHAADDVSHLVAELLDNATAFSAPESEAQLTGWLLQNGEIMLSVQDQGTGMTGERLAELNELLSAPVPPEPVRPGVDAGGSAGLGLHVAARLAARHGLRVQLRRQTRGGIAAAVILPLEVLAEAGPEAGAAAPDDGAARAAAAPAAAGAPGSLPGSVAEANSNALPVRRRRTATVPHPPALERNVTPPIPVPAPAPDAPQHESADDAGREGTRGDDAVRSDAAPDDSVRSDTVRSDAAPEGDTVREHTGTVPDVTGTGLPRRTPKQGKHAAPAGPPPQRKGGADPEELRRRLGGLQRGAQKGRRDAAAEIAAERGANEEESLP is encoded by the coding sequence GTGCGGACGAACCGACTTCGGAAATCTGGCAAGCCTGCCGCCACCACGGCGTCCCCTACGCCACGTACACCGCGCCGGGCGCGCGTACGCAACCGGCTGCTCATCTCCGTCGCGCTCACCGCCGTCTGCGTCGCCGCGGCCGGAGCCCCCGCCGTCCTCTCCGCCTCCGGATCGCTCGCCGACGCGCAGGACCGCGTCGACCAGGCCGTCCTGGACCAGCGGATCATCGCCCTCACGCACTCCCTCGCCGACGAACGCGAGGACCTCGTCGTGTACGCCGCCGCCGGACGCGAGCGCGGCACGGGGGGCACGGGCGGCACCGAGGTCGGCACCGGTTCGACCGCCGGCAGCCCCACCGGCGTGTCCGCGTCCCAACGGGCCCGGCTGAAGCGGCAGATCGCCGCAGTACGCGGCTCCGACGAGGTGCCCGCGGACCTCAAGGAGCGGCTGGCCCGGCTGCCCGGCAAGCGGCAGCAGGACGGCGCCGGGCAGGCCGCCGCCCTGGCGACGTACGAGTCGTACACCGACACCATCCAGCGCCTCCAGGCCGTGACCCGCGACGGCGGCTCCTCCGGCACCGCCGCGTTGCCGCACCTGGGCCGCGCCGTCGCCCAGGCGTCCGGCACCCGCGGTCTGCTGCACGGCGCGCTCGAGGCGGCCGGTTCGCAGCCGGAGCTGACGGCGGCGGCCGAGCTGGCACGCGTACGGGAGCAGGGCGCGCAGGAGGACTTCGAGCAGACGGCGGACAGCGGCCCGCGCGAGACCTTCGAGAAAGCGGTGACCGGCAGCGACGTCAACGCCGCGCACCGGTATCTGCGGCGGCTCACCGAACGCACCTCGCCCGGCCCCGCAGACTGGTCGAACGTGGACGGCGAACGCGTCGCCGCCGCCCTCTCGGCCCGTGTGGGCCTGATGCGCGGTGTCCACTCGTCGCTCGCCGCCGCCGAGGTGCGGCGGCTGGAGGGGCTGCGGGACGACGAGGTGACGGACGCGGAGCTGCGCGCCGCACTCGTCGGCGGCAGCCTGCTGCTGGCGCTCGCCACCGGTGTGCAGTCGGCGCGTTCGCTCGCCCGGCCGCTCGCGGTGGTGCGGCGCGGCGCGCGGCGGCTCGCCGCCGATCCGGTGGGCGAGGAGCCGGTGCGGTTCACCGGCCGCAACGACGAGTTCGCCGACGTGGTCCGCGCGCTGAACCAGCTGCGGGACACGGCGGCGGCGCTGCACGAGCGTACGGCGGACGGCGCGGCCTCCGTAGGGAGCGCGGCGGCGTCTGTAGGGAGCGCGGCCGCGGGCGCGGACGGTGCGGACAGCGCCGGAACGGGCGGCGCGGGAACGGAGCCGCACACCCCGCCGCTGGGCGCCCCGGCCGTCTCCGCCCCCGAGGTCGCGCGGCTGCGCGCCGGACACGCCGCCCTGGCACAGGAGACGGCCGCCGCGCCGCAGCCGTCCCAGGCCGACAGCCCGGTGGCGCTCCTGGGGCAGCGCACCCTCGGGCTGATCGAACGCCTGCTGGCCAACATCGAGGCGCTGGAGGCGGACGAGACCGACCCCGGCCGCCTCGGCACCCTGTTCACGCTCGACCACCTGGCCACCCGCACCCGCCGGCACAGCGAGGGACTGCTGCTGCTCGCCGGCGCCGTACGCCCGGTCCCGCACCACGACGGGCCCGTCCCGCTGCTCGACGTGCTGCGCGCGGCGGTCAGCGAGACGGAGCAGTACGAGCGCGTACGGCTCGCCCCGCTGCCGCCGCAGGCGTACGTGACCGAGCACGCGGCGGACGACGTGAGCCACCTCGTCGCCGAACTCCTCGACAATGCCACCGCGTTCTCCGCCCCGGAGTCCGAGGCCCAGCTGACCGGCTGGCTGCTGCAGAACGGCGAGATCATGCTCTCCGTACAGGACCAGGGCACCGGCATGACCGGCGAACGCCTCGCCGAGCTCAACGAGTTGCTGTCCGCCCCCGTCCCGCCGGAGCCCGTACGTCCGGGCGTCGACGCAGGCGGCAGCGCGGGCCTGGGGCTGCACGTGGCGGCCCGGCTGGCGGCGCGGCACGGTCTGCGCGTACAGCTGCGCCGGCAGACGCGTGGCGGCATCGCCGCCGCGGTGATCCTGCCGCTCGAGGTGCTGGCGGAGGCGGGCCCGGAGGCCGGCGCCGCCGCGCCGGACGACGGCGCCGCGCGCGCGGCGGCGGCACCGGCCGCGGCCGGTGCGCCGGGCAGCCTGCCGGGCTCGGTGGCGGAGGCCAACTCCAACGCGCTGCCCGTACGGCGTCGGCGCACCGCCACGGTGCCGCACCCGCCCGCGCTGGAGCGGAACGTCACCCCGCCGATACCCGTCCCCGCCCCCGCGCCTGACGCGCCGCAGCACGAGTCCGCGGACGACGCCGGCCGCGAGGGCACCAGAGGAGACGACGCCGTACGGAGCGACGCGGCGCCGGACGACTCCGTACGGAGTGACACCGTGCGGAGTGACGCGGCGCCGGAAGGCGACACTGTACGGGAGCACACCGGGACCGTCCCGGACGTCACCGGCACGGGGCTGCCCAGGCGCACCCCGAAGCAGGGGAAGCACGCCGCGCCCGCCGGTCCGCCGCCGCAGCGCAAGGGCGGCGCCGACCCGGAGGAACTCCGCCGGCGCCTCGGCGGCCTGCAGCGAGGCGCACAGAAGGGCCGACGTGACGCGGCGGCGGAGATCGCCGCTGAACGAGGTGCGAACGAAGAGGAGTCTCTGCCGTGA
- a CDS encoding protein phosphatase 2C domain-containing protein: MRIEMASEPGGPGRPNEDYTSVALPASGDGGALVVLDGVTPPAGDDGCVHGVPWFTSRLGGALLELAASPRDLTLAECLAEAITRTSDAHRETCDLSHSRTPQATVVAARWDEGTVEHLVLSDSALLLERADGSVTPVLDARLDQLPDRVRSMRAGVRALPRGSAERATAGAAYARAVEALRNAPDGGGFYTAAADPAVARLAVTGTTPRTDVTALLGLTDGASRWVETFRLGDWSGLLDLVRKEGPYALVARVRTAEDADPDCTAFPRGKAHDDATTVFAELPQAEARRGTTGGV, translated from the coding sequence ATGCGCATCGAGATGGCGAGCGAACCGGGCGGCCCGGGACGCCCCAACGAGGACTACACATCCGTGGCGTTGCCCGCCTCCGGCGACGGCGGAGCCCTCGTCGTCCTCGACGGGGTGACCCCGCCCGCGGGCGACGACGGGTGTGTGCACGGCGTGCCCTGGTTCACCTCACGGCTGGGCGGCGCGCTGCTCGAACTGGCCGCCTCCCCGCGGGATCTGACGCTCGCCGAGTGCCTCGCGGAGGCCATTACGCGTACCTCCGACGCGCACCGCGAAACCTGTGACCTTTCTCACTCGCGCACTCCGCAGGCGACCGTCGTCGCGGCCCGCTGGGACGAGGGGACGGTCGAACACCTGGTGCTCTCGGACTCCGCACTGCTCCTGGAGCGCGCCGACGGCTCCGTGACGCCCGTGCTCGACGCGCGCCTCGATCAACTCCCCGACCGTGTCCGCTCGATGCGCGCCGGTGTCCGCGCCCTCCCGCGCGGCTCCGCCGAACGCGCCACGGCGGGCGCCGCGTACGCCCGCGCCGTCGAGGCGCTGCGCAACGCGCCCGACGGCGGCGGCTTCTACACCGCGGCCGCCGACCCGGCCGTGGCCCGGCTCGCGGTCACCGGCACCACGCCGCGTACGGACGTCACCGCGCTGCTCGGCCTCACGGACGGCGCGTCCCGCTGGGTCGAGACGTTCCGGCTCGGCGACTGGTCCGGACTGCTGGACCTGGTGCGGAAGGAGGGCCCGTACGCGCTCGTCGCACGGGTGCGCACGGCGGAAGACGCGGACCCGGACTGCACCGCGTTCCCGCGCGGGAAGGCGCACGACGACGCGACTACGGTGTTCGCCGAGCTGCCGCAGGCGGAGGCGCGGCGGGGCACGACGGGCGGGGTGTAG
- a CDS encoding MarR family winged helix-turn-helix transcriptional regulator encodes MGKAGEGADVHNAGTEGDASTNPRDAADRGHDPAGGPYGPEFLDLERELAVFLRRARASSGEMAREVHPDLEPAAYGLLVRLEEAGPQRATELATYFGVGKATMSRQLAALETLGLVARTRDPADGRASLVELTPGGRDRFTRVRQARRAEYGRKLAAWDRGEISELARLLHRLNGLGNTED; translated from the coding sequence ATGGGAAAAGCCGGAGAGGGCGCTGACGTGCACAATGCCGGGACCGAAGGTGACGCTTCGACGAATCCGCGGGACGCCGCGGACCGCGGCCACGATCCGGCGGGCGGGCCGTACGGGCCCGAGTTCCTCGACCTCGAACGGGAGTTGGCGGTTTTCCTCCGCCGCGCCCGCGCCTCCTCCGGCGAGATGGCCCGCGAGGTGCACCCTGACCTGGAGCCCGCCGCGTACGGGCTGCTCGTACGGCTCGAGGAGGCCGGACCGCAGCGGGCCACCGAGCTCGCGACGTACTTCGGGGTCGGCAAGGCCACGATGAGCCGCCAGTTGGCGGCCCTGGAGACGCTCGGTCTGGTCGCCCGCACGAGGGACCCCGCCGACGGGCGTGCCTCGCTCGTGGAGCTGACACCGGGCGGCCGGGACCGCTTCACGCGGGTACGGCAGGCGCGGCGCGCGGAGTACGGGCGCAAGCTGGCGGCGTGGGACCGCGGGGAGATCTCCGAACTGGCGCGGCTGCTGCACCGGCTGAACGGGCTGGGCAACACGGAGGACTGA
- a CDS encoding lysozyme, with amino-acid sequence MPSYRSGSSSPTRRVATAAGMLLSVLALVVTLPGTASAAPGEDRGPVKRGDAWMGMSVERHEGGKPQEEPPPSLAASVEGVDVSGHQGNVDWNALWNSGVRWAYVKGTEGTYYQNDYFTQQYNGSYNVGMIRGAYHFANPKDSSGAAQANFFVDHGGGWSKDGKTLPGVLDIEYNPYDGNDCYDMSAGAMVNWIRDFTNTYKARTGRDAVIYTTTNWWATCTGNDGSFGATNPLWVARYASGPGALPNGWGFYTFWQYTSTGPIVGDHNVFNGAYDRLQALANG; translated from the coding sequence ATGCCCAGCTACAGATCCGGTTCCAGCAGCCCCACGCGCCGTGTCGCCACCGCGGCCGGGATGCTCCTGTCCGTTCTCGCCCTCGTCGTCACCCTGCCCGGCACGGCGTCCGCCGCCCCGGGCGAGGACCGCGGGCCCGTCAAGCGCGGCGACGCGTGGATGGGCATGTCGGTCGAGCGGCACGAGGGAGGCAAGCCGCAGGAGGAGCCGCCGCCGAGCCTGGCGGCGAGCGTGGAAGGCGTCGACGTCTCCGGCCACCAGGGGAACGTCGACTGGAACGCGCTGTGGAACAGCGGAGTCCGCTGGGCCTACGTCAAGGGCACCGAAGGCACGTACTACCAGAACGACTACTTCACGCAGCAGTACAACGGCTCGTACAACGTCGGCATGATCCGCGGCGCGTACCACTTCGCCAACCCGAAGGACTCCAGCGGCGCCGCCCAGGCCAACTTCTTCGTGGACCACGGGGGCGGCTGGTCGAAGGACGGCAAGACGCTGCCGGGCGTACTCGACATCGAGTACAACCCGTACGACGGCAACGACTGCTACGACATGAGCGCCGGCGCGATGGTCAACTGGATCCGCGACTTCACCAACACGTACAAGGCCCGCACCGGCCGCGACGCCGTGATCTACACGACCACCAACTGGTGGGCCACCTGCACCGGCAACGACGGCAGCTTCGGCGCCACCAACCCGCTGTGGGTCGCCCGCTACGCCTCCGGGCCGGGCGCGCTGCCGAACGGCTGGGGCTTCTACACCTTCTGGCAGTACACCTCGACGGGCCCCATCGTCGGTGACCACAACGTCTTCAACGGCGCGTACGACCGCCTGCAGGCCCTCGCCAACGGCTAG
- the lon gene encoding endopeptidase La, with protein sequence MASTSETLTLPVLPLDDEVVLPGMVVPLDLSDTEVRAAVEAAQSAAPEGKKPRVLLVPRVDGNYAGIGVLGRVEQVGRLADGDPGALIRGLRRVRIGSGTAGPGAALWVEGSEVTETAPDPVPGAVAELVKEYKALATSWLRKRGAWEVVDRVQQIDDVAQLADNAGYSPFLSTAQKIELLETTDPVQRLRFAVETLREHLAEQDVAESIAKDVQEGVDKQQREFLLRRQLEAVRKELAELNGDDAAEGDGVDAYRARVEAAALPEDVRKAALKEVDKLERSSDQSPEGSWIRTWLDTVLEMPWNERTDDAYDIAGAKEVLDADHAGLADVKERITEYLAVRKRREERGLGVIGGRRGGAVLALVGPPGVGKTSLGESVARAMGRKFVRVALGGVRDEAEIRGHRRTYVGALPGRIVRAVKEAGSMNPVVLLDEIDKVGSDFRGDPAAALLEVLDPAQNHTFRDHYLEVELDLSDVVFLATANVMEAIPEALLDRMEVVQLDGYTEDEKVTIARDHLLARQLERAGLAGDEVTLDESALRKLASEYTREAGVRNLERAVARVLRKVAAEHELGERELPFTVGPDALRKLIGRPHHTPEAAQDPAERRTAVPGVATGLAVTGAGGDVLYVEASLADPEAGGSGLTLTGQLGDVMKESAHIALSYLRSRGAELELPVADLKERGIHLHVPAGAVPKDGPSAGITMTTALASLLSGRQVRPDVAMTGEVSLTGRVLPIGGVKQKLLAAHRAGVTTVIIPKRNEPDLDDVPEEVLAGLDVHPVSDVRRVLELALTPASAELPVAA encoded by the coding sequence ATGGCTTCGACGTCCGAAACACTCACCCTGCCCGTGCTGCCCCTCGACGACGAGGTGGTCCTGCCGGGGATGGTGGTGCCGCTGGACCTGTCCGACACCGAGGTACGCGCCGCGGTCGAGGCCGCGCAGTCCGCCGCGCCCGAGGGGAAGAAGCCGCGGGTGCTGCTCGTCCCGCGCGTGGACGGCAACTACGCCGGCATCGGTGTGCTTGGCCGGGTCGAGCAGGTGGGGCGGCTCGCCGACGGCGACCCGGGCGCGCTCATCCGCGGCCTGCGCCGGGTCCGTATCGGCTCCGGTACGGCCGGCCCGGGTGCCGCACTGTGGGTGGAGGGCAGCGAGGTCACCGAGACCGCGCCCGACCCCGTGCCCGGCGCGGTCGCCGAACTGGTCAAGGAGTACAAGGCGCTGGCCACCAGCTGGCTCCGCAAGCGCGGTGCCTGGGAGGTGGTGGACCGGGTGCAGCAGATCGACGACGTGGCGCAGCTCGCCGACAACGCCGGCTACTCGCCGTTCCTGTCCACCGCGCAGAAGATCGAACTGCTGGAGACCACCGACCCCGTGCAGCGGCTGCGGTTCGCCGTGGAGACGCTCCGCGAGCACCTCGCCGAGCAGGACGTGGCCGAGTCCATCGCCAAGGACGTCCAGGAGGGCGTCGACAAGCAGCAGCGCGAGTTCCTGCTGCGGCGCCAGCTGGAGGCCGTACGGAAGGAGCTCGCGGAGCTGAACGGGGACGACGCGGCTGAAGGCGATGGAGTGGATGCCTACCGCGCCCGCGTCGAGGCAGCCGCGCTCCCGGAGGACGTCCGCAAGGCGGCGCTCAAGGAGGTCGACAAGCTGGAGCGGTCCTCCGACCAGAGCCCCGAGGGCAGCTGGATCCGCACCTGGCTGGACACCGTGCTCGAGATGCCGTGGAACGAACGGACCGACGACGCGTACGACATCGCGGGCGCCAAGGAGGTCCTGGACGCCGACCACGCCGGGCTGGCGGACGTGAAGGAGCGCATCACCGAGTACCTGGCGGTGCGCAAGCGCCGCGAGGAGCGCGGGCTGGGCGTCATCGGCGGCCGACGCGGCGGCGCCGTACTGGCGCTGGTCGGCCCGCCCGGGGTCGGCAAGACCTCGCTGGGCGAGAGCGTCGCGCGGGCGATGGGGCGGAAGTTCGTACGGGTCGCGCTGGGCGGCGTACGTGACGAGGCGGAGATCCGCGGCCACCGCCGTACGTACGTCGGGGCGCTGCCCGGGCGGATCGTACGGGCCGTCAAGGAGGCCGGTTCGATGAACCCGGTGGTGCTCCTGGACGAGATCGACAAGGTCGGCTCGGACTTCCGCGGCGACCCGGCCGCGGCCCTGCTGGAGGTGCTGGACCCAGCGCAGAATCACACGTTCCGGGACCACTACCTGGAGGTCGAACTCGACCTCTCCGACGTGGTGTTCCTGGCCACGGCCAATGTCATGGAGGCCATCCCGGAGGCGCTCCTGGACCGGATGGAGGTCGTGCAGCTCGACGGCTACACCGAGGACGAGAAGGTCACCATCGCCCGCGACCACCTGCTGGCCCGGCAGCTCGAACGGGCCGGACTGGCCGGTGACGAGGTGACCCTGGACGAGTCCGCGCTGCGCAAGCTCGCGAGCGAGTACACGCGTGAGGCGGGCGTACGGAACCTGGAGCGCGCCGTCGCACGCGTCCTGCGCAAGGTCGCGGCCGAGCACGAACTCGGCGAGCGCGAGCTGCCGTTCACCGTCGGTCCGGACGCCCTGCGCAAGCTCATCGGGCGGCCGCACCACACCCCGGAGGCCGCGCAGGACCCGGCCGAGCGGCGTACGGCGGTGCCGGGCGTGGCCACCGGCCTGGCGGTCACGGGCGCGGGCGGCGACGTGCTGTACGTGGAGGCGTCGCTGGCCGATCCGGAGGCGGGCGGCAGCGGGCTCACGCTGACCGGGCAGCTCGGTGACGTGATGAAGGAGTCCGCGCACATCGCGCTCTCCTACCTGCGTTCGCGCGGCGCCGAACTGGAGCTGCCCGTCGCCGACCTCAAGGAGCGCGGTATCCACCTGCACGTGCCCGCGGGCGCGGTGCCCAAGGACGGGCCGAGCGCGGGCATCACCATGACCACCGCGCTGGCCTCGCTGCTCAGCGGGCGCCAGGTGCGGCCGGACGTGGCGATGACGGGCGAGGTCTCGCTGACCGGGCGGGTGCTGCCGATCGGCGGCGTCAAGCAGAAGCTGCTGGCGGCGCACCGCGCCGGGGTGACCACCGTGATCATCCCGAAGCGGAACGAGCCGGACCTGGACGACGTGCCGGAGGAGGTGCTGGCCGGCCTTGACGTCCACCCGGTCTCGGACGTACGCCGGGTGCTGGAGCTGGCGCTCACCCCGGCCTCCGCGGAGCTCCCGGTCGCGGCGTGA
- a CDS encoding spermidine synthase: MHAPDETQAPDDGRPVVLDRRTGPYGEVVLRRSGELLQIIANGCFLMDTSDGRSERLLVRAALDALPVRPGPRLLLGGLGVGFSLAEAAREPRWGRITVVEREEAVVEWHRSGPLAPFTAEARADARTELVHADLLEHLRATRDRYDALCLDIDNGPDWTVTDGNRSLYSPTGLAACRARLTPGGVLAVWSARHSPAFEELLRNNGFSRVRTEETPVARGVPDVVHFAMRPA; the protein is encoded by the coding sequence ATGCACGCACCGGACGAGACGCAGGCGCCCGACGACGGCCGGCCCGTCGTCCTCGACCGCCGCACCGGCCCGTACGGCGAGGTGGTGCTGCGGCGCAGTGGCGAACTGCTGCAGATCATCGCCAACGGCTGCTTCCTGATGGACACCTCGGACGGCCGTTCCGAACGGCTGCTGGTCCGCGCCGCGCTCGACGCCCTGCCCGTACGGCCCGGACCGCGCCTGCTGCTCGGCGGCCTCGGCGTCGGCTTCTCGCTGGCCGAGGCGGCGCGCGAACCGCGCTGGGGGCGCATCACGGTGGTCGAGCGCGAGGAGGCCGTGGTGGAATGGCACAGGTCTGGACCACTCGCCCCGTTCACCGCCGAAGCCCGCGCCGACGCGCGCACCGAGCTCGTACACGCGGACCTCCTGGAGCACCTGCGCGCCACCCGAGACCGCTACGACGCGCTCTGCCTCGACATCGACAACGGCCCCGACTGGACCGTCACCGACGGCAACCGCTCGCTGTACTCCCCCACCGGACTCGCCGCCTGCCGTGCCCGGCTGACCCCCGGCGGGGTGCTGGCGGTCTGGTCGGCCCGACACTCCCCCGCATTCGAGGAACTACTGCGGAATAACGGATTCAGTCGGGTCCGTACGGAAGAGACACCAGTCGCCCGGGGCGTTCCCGACGTCGTTCACTTCGCAATGAGACCGGCGTAG
- a CDS encoding response regulator transcription factor, whose translation MDQTNTTSTHNGQAAAATTPGAQRRILVVEDDPTIVDAISMRLRAEGFQVQTAGDGPAAVETAEAWQPDLLVLDVMLPGFDGLEVCRRVQAQRPLPVLMLTARDDETDMLVGLGVGADDYMTKPFSMRELAARVHVLLRRVERATLAAHTPRSGTLRLGELEIDHAQRRVRVTGEDVHLTPTEFDLLVCLAHSPRAVLSREQLLAEVWDWADASGTRTVDSHIKALRRKIGAERIRTVHGVGYALESPSSGTPASAATPVTSVTDGA comes from the coding sequence ATGGACCAGACCAACACCACATCAACGCATAACGGCCAAGCCGCTGCGGCGACCACCCCTGGCGCCCAGCGTCGCATTCTGGTGGTCGAGGACGATCCCACCATCGTCGACGCCATCAGCATGCGCTTGCGCGCCGAGGGCTTCCAGGTGCAAACGGCCGGCGACGGGCCGGCCGCCGTCGAAACCGCCGAGGCATGGCAGCCCGACCTGCTCGTCCTGGACGTCATGCTGCCGGGCTTCGACGGACTCGAGGTGTGCCGCCGCGTACAGGCGCAGCGCCCGCTGCCGGTGCTGATGCTCACCGCGCGTGACGACGAGACCGACATGCTCGTCGGGCTCGGTGTCGGCGCCGACGACTACATGACCAAGCCGTTCTCCATGCGCGAGCTCGCCGCCCGGGTGCACGTCCTGCTGCGCCGCGTGGAGCGGGCCACGCTCGCCGCGCACACACCGCGCAGCGGGACGCTGCGGCTCGGTGAGCTGGAGATAGACCACGCACAGCGCAGGGTCCGGGTGACGGGCGAGGACGTGCACCTCACGCCGACCGAGTTCGACCTGCTCGTCTGCCTGGCGCACTCGCCGCGCGCCGTGCTCTCCCGCGAGCAGCTGCTCGCCGAGGTGTGGGACTGGGCGGACGCCTCCGGCACCCGCACCGTCGACAGCCACATCAAGGCGCTGCGCCGGAAGATCGGCGCCGAGCGCATCCGTACGGTCCACGGCGTCGGGTACGCCCTGGAGTCGCCCTCCTCGGGCACCCCCGCCTCGGCGGCCACACCGGTCACATCCGTCACCGACGGGGCGTGA
- a CDS encoding HAMP domain-containing sensor histidine kinase, producing the protein MTAGSPRVRAAWSRTWARTWEALRPLDPYRSVKAALGAVVITSVVITTLLALFAVHSATELRVITILSIIVSLLITQFVAQSLTAPLDEMTDAARGMAQGDYTQRVRGGRRDEFGELAATFNQMAADLEAVDQHRKELVANVSHELRTPIAALRAVLENVVDGVSDADPETMRTALQQTQRLGRLVEHLLDLSRLDSGVVPLHARRFEVWPYLAGVLKEANMSKGQGHARTDVHLHLDVSPPELTAHADAERLHQVVANLIDNAVKHSPPHGRVTVRARGGSAPESLEVEVLDEGPGIPESQRHRVFERFSRTKGPGGAQSGSGDGGTGLGLAIARWAVDLHGGRIRVAESPRGCRIQVMLPGR; encoded by the coding sequence GTGACCGCCGGTTCGCCACGCGTACGCGCGGCCTGGAGCCGGACATGGGCGCGCACGTGGGAAGCGCTCCGGCCGCTCGACCCGTACCGCTCGGTCAAGGCGGCGCTCGGCGCGGTGGTGATCACCTCGGTCGTGATCACCACGCTGCTGGCGCTGTTCGCCGTCCACTCGGCGACCGAGCTGCGTGTGATCACGATCCTCTCGATCATCGTCTCGCTGCTGATCACGCAGTTCGTCGCGCAGTCGCTGACCGCGCCGCTGGACGAGATGACTGACGCGGCACGCGGCATGGCGCAGGGGGACTACACGCAGCGGGTACGGGGCGGGCGGCGCGACGAGTTCGGCGAACTGGCCGCCACCTTCAACCAGATGGCCGCCGACCTGGAGGCCGTCGACCAGCACCGCAAGGAGCTGGTGGCCAACGTGTCGCACGAGCTGCGCACCCCGATCGCCGCGCTGCGCGCCGTACTGGAGAACGTTGTCGACGGGGTCTCCGACGCCGACCCGGAGACCATGCGCACCGCCCTCCAGCAGACCCAGCGGCTCGGGCGGCTGGTGGAGCACCTGCTCGACCTGTCGCGGCTGGACAGCGGCGTGGTGCCGCTGCACGCGCGGCGCTTCGAGGTGTGGCCGTACCTCGCGGGCGTGCTCAAGGAGGCCAACATGAGCAAGGGCCAGGGGCACGCCCGTACGGACGTCCACCTCCACCTGGACGTCTCGCCGCCCGAGCTGACCGCGCACGCGGACGCGGAACGGCTGCACCAGGTCGTCGCCAACCTGATCGACAACGCCGTCAAGCACAGCCCGCCGCACGGCCGCGTCACCGTGCGTGCCCGCGGCGGCAGCGCCCCGGAGAGCCTTGAGGTCGAGGTGCTGGACGAGGGCCCCGGCATCCCGGAGTCCCAGCGGCACCGCGTCTTCGAGCGCTTCAGCCGTACGAAGGGGCCGGGCGGCGCCCAGTCGGGCTCGGGCGACGGGGGCACCGGGCTGGGCCTGGCGATCGCGCGCTGGGCGGTCGATCTGCACGGCGGACGGATCCGCGTGGCCGAATCCCCCCGGGGGTGCCGGATCCAGGTCATGCTTCCGGGTCGGTAG